Part of the Corynebacterium efficiens YS-314 genome is shown below.
GGCATCCTCCATGCAGGATCACGCACGTTTCGGTGGTGTCGTGCCGGAGATCGCCTCCCGCGCACATCTGGAATCCATGGTGCCGGTCATGCGAGAGGCGCTGCACCGGGCGGGCATCGATAAACCCGATGCGGTGGCCGCCACCGTCGGCCCCGGTCTGGCCGGCGCCCTGCTGGTCGGTGCCAGCGCCGCCAAGGCCTACGCCGCCGCCTGGGATGTGCCGTTCTACGCCGTCAACCACCTCGGCGGACATGTCGCCGTGGCCAACCTCGACGGCGAACCCCTGCCGCATTCGGTGGCGCTGCTGGTCTCCGGCGGGCACACCCAGCTGCTCGAGGTCGAGGCTGTCGGCCTGCCCATGAAGGAGCTCGGCTCCACCCTCGATGACGCCGCCGGTGAGGCCTATGACAAGGTCTCGCGCCTGCTGGGGCTGGGATACCCGGGTGGGCCGGTCATCGACAAGCTGGCGCGCCGGGGTGACCCGCAGGCCATCGCCTTCCCCCGTGGTCTGATGAAGAAGTCCGATTCCCGCCATGATTTCTCCTTCTCCGGCCTCAAGACCGCCGTGGCACGCTATGTCGAGGCCGCCGAGCGCGCCGGCGAGGTCATCTCGGTGGAGGATGTGTGCGCCAGTTTCCAGGAGGCCGTCTGCGATGTCCTCACCTTCAAGGCTGTGCGCGCCTGCCAGGACGTCGGGGCGAAGGTGCTGCTGCTCGGCGGTGG
Proteins encoded:
- the tsaD gene encoding tRNA (adenosine(37)-N6)-threonylcarbamoyltransferase complex transferase subunit TsaD, which encodes MIVLGIESSCDETGVGVVDLDEQGNLTILADAVASSMQDHARFGGVVPEIASRAHLESMVPVMREALHRAGIDKPDAVAATVGPGLAGALLVGASAAKAYAAAWDVPFYAVNHLGGHVAVANLDGEPLPHSVALLVSGGHTQLLEVEAVGLPMKELGSTLDDAAGEAYDKVSRLLGLGYPGGPVIDKLARRGDPQAIAFPRGLMKKSDSRHDFSFSGLKTAVARYVEAAERAGEVISVEDVCASFQEAVCDVLTFKAVRACQDVGAKVLLLGGGVAANSRLRELAQERCDAAGIELRVPSFKLCTDNGVMIAALAAQRIHEGAGGSALTVGTDPSLAVETPQVF